In Streptococcus sp. SN-1, a single genomic region encodes these proteins:
- a CDS encoding V-type ATPase subunit: MDTNLFSKINTTISVKENDFITEEKFQKIIQSKDTETLAFILESTPYHLSIDILKDPSQTEISLMTKLVNDYRWAYAESPSDIIVTLFALRYVYHNIKVLLKSKAAIKKDFSKLLIPIGIFDIESLKHLVSSLHSDTLPDFMVREVESIWNEYETFNNIRVLDVGADLAYFKHLKLLSNELDEVLSQVIVEMIDFYNIITVKRGLSQNKSHGDILQLLSDEGSISAKEFIYIVENQEIFVWFNKINPSLDSIFSTYELKMQDATISSSELEFLCDLLLYKTLDQGRYNVDGPLVLARYLLGCEFEVKNLRMIISALQNTIPFESIKERIRPHYGS; this comes from the coding sequence ATGGATACTAATCTTTTTTCAAAAATAAATACGACGATTTCGGTAAAAGAAAACGATTTTATTACAGAAGAAAAATTTCAAAAAATTATACAATCCAAAGATACGGAGACATTGGCATTTATCTTAGAATCAACTCCCTATCATTTATCGATTGACATCTTAAAAGATCCTAGTCAGACAGAGATTTCGCTAATGACAAAATTAGTCAATGATTATAGATGGGCCTATGCTGAAAGTCCGTCTGATATAATTGTGACTTTATTTGCTTTACGATATGTTTATCATAATATCAAAGTTTTATTAAAATCTAAGGCGGCAATTAAGAAAGATTTTTCTAAATTATTAATTCCAATAGGGATTTTTGATATAGAAAGTTTAAAACATTTAGTTTCTTCCTTACATTCAGATACACTTCCTGATTTTATGGTTCGTGAAGTAGAATCAATTTGGAATGAGTATGAAACTTTTAATAATATTCGTGTACTTGATGTCGGAGCTGATCTAGCATATTTTAAACATCTGAAACTTTTATCTAATGAGTTAGATGAGGTATTGTCTCAGGTTATTGTCGAAATGATTGACTTTTATAATATTATTACTGTAAAACGTGGTTTATCTCAAAATAAGAGTCATGGGGATATTTTACAATTACTTTCAGATGAAGGAAGTATTTCTGCTAAAGAATTTATATACATTGTAGAAAATCAAGAAATATTTGTGTGGTTCAATAAAATAAATCCAAGCTTAGATTCAATCTTTTCAACTTATGAATTGAAGATGCAGGACGCAACGATTTCATCTTCTGAGTTAGAATTTTTATGTGATTTACTATTGTATAAAACTTTAGATCAAGGAAGGTACAATGTAGATGGGCCGTTAGTTCTTGCTAGATATTTATTGGGATGTGAGTTTGAAGTAAAGAATCTCAGAATGATCATATCAGCTCTTCAAAATACAATTCCCTTTGAATCAATAAAAGAAAGGATACGCCCACATTATGGAAGCTAA